One window from the genome of Thermodesulfobacteriota bacterium encodes:
- a CDS encoding ABC transporter substrate-binding protein: protein MKRIVALVFGLFLVMGSWAMAQETIKIGVVGPRTGPAAATGKAFEEGIAIALDHINAKGGVLGKKVEVIFEDTGGVPEKAAAAFEKLATRDKVPIVVGESHSSSALAQIEVANRYKVPFIICEAWHDDITKKNYRYVFRAGPVNSGVVDFYIAPFVKEHGFKKVAIVRENSDWGAGIAERTETNMKNMGIPFVTLKVERESKDFYTELTKLKAENPDLILAYIYGTGLHFFVAQAHEVGLSPKALILDGAGPPSLWDTFWKNVGKAGDLELFMSSMHEKVHLTPTSRKFWEDYKKKFGKDPTDYKSRSIYNVVLIAADAIARAKSTNNEAIVDALEKTNLEVTTGVVKFGLKQGTYEYHQWMPPMLVVQWQDQQQVVVYPKEAATGTLKRGK, encoded by the coding sequence ATGAAACGAATCGTTGCACTGGTTTTTGGGTTGTTCCTCGTCATGGGATCCTGGGCCATGGCTCAGGAGACGATCAAGATCGGCGTGGTGGGCCCCAGAACCGGACCGGCTGCCGCCACGGGAAAGGCCTTTGAAGAGGGGATCGCCATCGCCCTGGACCATATCAATGCCAAAGGCGGCGTTCTGGGGAAGAAGGTCGAGGTGATCTTCGAGGACACGGGCGGTGTCCCGGAGAAGGCGGCCGCCGCCTTCGAAAAACTGGCCACCCGGGACAAAGTCCCCATCGTCGTGGGAGAGAGCCACTCCTCCTCGGCCCTGGCCCAGATCGAGGTGGCCAATCGGTATAAAGTTCCTTTTATCATCTGCGAAGCCTGGCACGATGACATCACCAAAAAGAATTACCGGTATGTTTTCCGGGCAGGCCCGGTCAACAGCGGGGTCGTCGACTTCTACATCGCTCCCTTCGTCAAGGAGCATGGATTTAAGAAGGTGGCCATCGTGAGGGAGAATTCGGACTGGGGGGCAGGGATCGCCGAGCGGACCGAAACGAATATGAAGAATATGGGGATCCCTTTTGTGACCCTGAAGGTGGAACGGGAGAGCAAAGACTTCTACACCGAGTTGACCAAGCTGAAGGCGGAAAATCCCGACCTGATCCTCGCCTATATATATGGCACCGGCCTTCACTTCTTCGTCGCCCAGGCCCACGAGGTGGGATTAAGCCCCAAAGCCCTCATCCTGGACGGCGCAGGCCCTCCGAGCCTCTGGGATACCTTCTGGAAGAACGTGGGAAAGGCAGGGGATTTGGAACTCTTCATGTCGAGCATGCATGAGAAGGTCCATCTGACCCCCACCAGCCGGAAATTCTGGGAAGACTACAAGAAGAAGTTCGGGAAAGACCCCACGGACTACAAGAGCCGATCGATCTATAATGTCGTCTTGATCGCCGCGGATGCCATCGCGAGGGCCAAATCGACCAACAACGAGGCCATCGTCGATGCCCTCGAAAAGACCAATCTCGAGGTGACCACGGGAGTGGTCAAGTTCGGGTTGAAGCAGGGCACCTACGAGTATCATCAGTGGATGCCCCCCATGCTGGTGGTCCAGTGGCAGGATCAGCAACAGGTGGTGGTCTACCCCAAAGAGGCAGCCACCGGAACCCTCAAGAGGGGAAAATAA
- a CDS encoding Ppx/GppA family phosphatase: MRSDLISPERVASIDIGTNTILLLIAEGEGGNLRVLEDREAVVRLGEGLHRTGILSEEAMERGLRALEQYLSRCEEMGVQRTFAVGTSALREAKNSEHFRQKVKEKFCLDIEVISGEEEARLSFLAVAMDLSYPFQPLLVVDVGGGSTEIVLGRDGQVERWESLPIGIVRLTEKFLPSDPVKDPEYRAMVEEIDKQLQRVVAPEVPLTMVSIGGTGTALASVEQGLESFQIEKIHRFVMTREALQRQLSLYRSLNLGERRRLRGLPPARADVILAGASILHRTMERFGCPSFWVSAHGVRYGLLYKKMGIAPFSSPSRPTVSGPG, encoded by the coding sequence GTGAGATCCGACCTTATTTCTCCTGAAAGGGTCGCCTCCATCGACATCGGGACGAATACGATCCTGCTTCTCATCGCAGAGGGGGAGGGGGGGAATCTCCGGGTGCTCGAAGACCGGGAGGCCGTCGTCCGTCTCGGGGAAGGCCTCCACCGAACCGGGATCCTTTCGGAAGAGGCGATGGAGAGGGGGCTTCGTGCCCTGGAGCAATATCTAAGCCGGTGCGAGGAGATGGGGGTTCAAAGGACCTTTGCCGTGGGCACCAGTGCCCTGAGGGAGGCCAAGAACTCCGAACATTTCCGGCAAAAGGTGAAGGAGAAGTTTTGTCTCGACATCGAGGTGATCTCCGGAGAGGAGGAGGCGAGGCTTTCCTTTCTGGCCGTGGCGATGGACCTCTCATACCCATTTCAACCCCTCCTGGTCGTCGATGTCGGAGGGGGAAGCACGGAGATCGTCCTCGGGAGAGACGGTCAGGTCGAGCGCTGGGAGAGCCTTCCCATCGGGATCGTCCGCTTGACCGAAAAATTCCTTCCTTCGGACCCGGTGAAGGACCCCGAATACAGGGCCATGGTCGAGGAGATCGATAAACAACTCCAACGAGTCGTCGCCCCTGAAGTTCCTCTGACCATGGTCTCGATCGGTGGGACCGGAACTGCTCTGGCCTCTGTGGAACAGGGGCTTGAATCCTTCCAGATCGAAAAGATCCACCGATTCGTCATGACCCGGGAGGCTCTCCAACGGCAGCTTTCGCTTTATCGCTCCCTAAACCTTGGAGAGAGGCGGAGGCTCAGGGGGCTTCCTCCGGCCCGGGCGGATGTCATTCTGGCGGGGGCTTCGATCCTTCACCGCACCATGGAACGCTTCGGTTGCCCTTCCTTTTGGGTAAGCGCTCACGGGGTAAGGTACGGCCTTTTGTATAAAAAAATGGGGATTGCGCCTTTCAGCTCGCCTTCGAGACCAACTGTTTCAGGACCAGGATGA
- a CDS encoding DUF1858 domain-containing protein has product MAEKKFHKDMIIGDVLKQNPQAIKVIEKYFGTGCFTCPGMKMESISFGALMHNIDPEEIVKELNALD; this is encoded by the coding sequence ATGGCGGAAAAGAAGTTCCACAAGGACATGATCATCGGGGACGTCTTAAAACAGAATCCCCAGGCCATCAAGGTGATCGAAAAGTATTTCGGCACGGGCTGCTTCACCTGCCCCGGGATGAAGATGGAGTCGATCTCCTTCGGGGCCCTGATGCACAACATCGACCCGGAGGAGATCGTCAAGGAGTTGAACGCCCTGGATTAG
- a CDS encoding branched-chain amino acid ABC transporter permease, whose amino-acid sequence MAEFLMYLTNGIVMGVINAISAIGVSLIVGIMRVVNFAHGELYIFAGYFSYHLSVTLGLPPLLAMPLSVGFIFLLGLIMERTLIRPTYGDEMYSLIITFVLSIVLQNAALLIFGPYPNKPPSLLAGATNLFGLFHYGNQRLLSFGVSVAILLAIFYLIKRTWFGKSVRAISQDRGMAALVGVNHWRVNMISFGLGAALAGAAGVLIAPIFPVTPTGSSAVSLTAFVVVVLGGMGSLKGCVVGGLALGILENLGAAYISTMYRHIFGFIVLILVLVFRPWGLFGQKT is encoded by the coding sequence ATGGCTGAATTTCTGATGTACCTGACCAACGGGATCGTGATGGGCGTCATCAACGCCATTTCCGCGATCGGCGTCTCCCTGATCGTGGGGATCATGAGGGTCGTGAACTTCGCCCACGGGGAGCTTTATATCTTCGCGGGTTACTTCAGCTACCACCTGAGCGTCACCCTCGGGCTTCCTCCCCTCCTGGCCATGCCCCTCTCGGTGGGCTTCATCTTTCTCCTCGGGCTAATCATGGAGCGGACCCTGATCCGGCCCACCTACGGCGACGAGATGTACTCCCTCATCATCACCTTTGTCCTCTCCATCGTCTTGCAGAACGCCGCGTTGCTGATCTTCGGACCCTATCCCAATAAGCCTCCCAGCCTTCTGGCCGGGGCCACAAACCTCTTCGGTCTCTTTCATTATGGAAACCAGAGGCTCCTCTCCTTCGGGGTTTCGGTGGCCATCCTCCTTGCCATTTTCTATTTGATCAAACGGACCTGGTTTGGAAAGAGCGTGAGAGCGATCTCCCAGGACCGGGGCATGGCCGCTCTGGTGGGGGTGAACCACTGGAGGGTCAACATGATCTCTTTCGGCCTGGGAGCGGCCCTTGCGGGAGCCGCAGGCGTCCTCATCGCACCCATCTTCCCGGTCACGCCCACCGGGAGCTCGGCCGTCAGCCTGACGGCCTTCGTGGTGGTGGTCCTGGGCGGGATGGGATCCTTGAAGGGGTGTGTCGTTGGAGGGTTGGCCCTCGGCATCCTTGAAAATTTAGGGGCCGCCTACATCTCGACCATGTACCGGCATATCTTTGGATTCATCGTCCTGATCCTCGTCCTGGTCTTCAGGCCCTGGGGGCTCTTCGGCCAGAAGACTTGA
- a CDS encoding branched-chain amino acid ABC transporter permease — MKKISILVGVILLAIVLPFGLSEYWLHVMIISLFYVMMASSWNLIAGYTGQVSFAHAAFSGVGAYVSGMLAVKVGLSPWLGVLFGTALSALLGLGLGFLCIRMGGIYLSLTTLGFSEILRIIITNEDRWTRGTMGLQVPGLFSEYSKLNYYFLFLLVTILLLVFIYRVVHSEMGLSFRAVLNDELAASSSGIDTIRVRIIAFTISSAMAGMAGGLYGHYLMLITPDIPSLGQMFLVLAMAVIGGMGSFLGPIIGAFGLEILSEYIRIYGEYHVLLFGLVALGVARFAPEGIVGMIRRRSKGGEFL, encoded by the coding sequence ATGAAGAAGATCTCGATCTTGGTTGGCGTGATCCTTTTGGCCATCGTCCTTCCCTTCGGCCTATCCGAATACTGGCTTCACGTGATGATCATCAGCCTCTTCTATGTCATGATGGCCTCCTCCTGGAACCTCATCGCAGGCTACACCGGCCAGGTCTCCTTTGCCCATGCCGCCTTCTCGGGAGTCGGGGCCTATGTCTCCGGGATGCTGGCCGTCAAGGTGGGCCTTTCTCCATGGCTGGGCGTCCTCTTCGGGACCGCCCTGTCGGCCCTTCTGGGGTTGGGCCTGGGGTTCCTCTGCATTCGGATGGGAGGGATCTACCTCTCGCTTACGACCCTCGGCTTCTCGGAGATCTTGCGGATCATCATCACCAACGAAGACCGTTGGACCCGCGGCACGATGGGGTTGCAGGTCCCCGGTCTCTTCTCGGAGTACTCCAAGTTGAATTACTACTTCCTCTTCCTCCTCGTCACGATCCTCCTTCTCGTCTTCATCTACAGGGTGGTCCACTCCGAGATGGGGTTGAGCTTCCGGGCCGTGTTAAACGACGAACTGGCGGCCTCCTCCTCGGGGATCGATACGATCCGGGTCAGAATCATCGCCTTTACGATCTCCAGTGCCATGGCGGGGATGGCCGGAGGGCTCTACGGCCACTACCTCATGCTCATCACCCCTGACATCCCCTCTTTAGGGCAGATGTTCCTTGTGCTTGCCATGGCGGTCATCGGGGGGATGGGAAGTTTCCTCGGACCGATCATAGGAGCCTTCGGTCTCGAAATCCTCTCCGAATATATCCGGATCTACGGGGAGTACCATGTCCTCCTCTTCGGGCTGGTGGCCCTGGGGGTGGCCCGGTTCGCTCCGGAGGGGATCGTCGGGATGATACGTCGAAGATCGAAAGGGGGAGAGTTCCTATGA
- a CDS encoding ABC transporter ATP-binding protein — protein sequence MLEVHGIDVFRGEAQILWDLTMKVEKGEIVTVLGANGAGKTTLMESILGVHPPKKGSITFMGKEITGLPSYEIVSLGISSVPEGRRIFKDMTVYENLEMGAYPAKARPMLQETLGWVFGLFPILNQRKAQIAGTLSGGEQQMLAIGRALMSKPSLLLLDELSLGLSPKITKEIYRTLQKLHAEKVTMVLIEQNATLALKYCHRGYVLETGRVVLQGTAQELVGNEHIRKAYLGM from the coding sequence ATGCTTGAAGTCCATGGGATTGACGTCTTTCGGGGAGAGGCCCAGATCCTCTGGGATCTCACGATGAAGGTCGAGAAAGGAGAGATCGTCACGGTCCTCGGGGCGAACGGGGCAGGCAAGACGACCCTGATGGAATCGATCCTCGGTGTCCATCCCCCTAAAAAGGGAAGCATTACCTTTATGGGAAAGGAGATCACTGGCCTGCCCTCCTACGAGATCGTCTCCCTGGGGATCTCTTCGGTCCCAGAGGGAAGGAGGATCTTCAAGGATATGACGGTCTATGAGAACCTTGAGATGGGGGCCTATCCGGCAAAGGCCAGGCCTATGCTCCAGGAGACCCTGGGGTGGGTCTTCGGCCTCTTTCCCATATTGAATCAGAGAAAGGCGCAGATCGCCGGGACCTTAAGTGGCGGGGAGCAGCAGATGCTGGCCATCGGCCGGGCCCTGATGTCCAAACCCTCCCTCCTGCTCCTCGATGAACTCTCCCTCGGCCTTTCGCCTAAAATCACCAAAGAGATCTACCGGACCCTCCAAAAACTCCATGCCGAAAAGGTGACCATGGTCCTGATCGAACAGAACGCAACCCTGGCCTTGAAATACTGCCATCGAGGCTATGTCCTCGAGACAGGTCGGGTCGTCCTCCAGGGGACGGCCCAGGAACTGGTGGGCAACGAACACATTCGAAAGGCCTATCTCGGAATGTGA
- a CDS encoding DUF86 domain-containing protein, with amino-acid sequence MLKPEEKEALLRLMKEALSSEALGIVFGYVHGSFVKSQTFRDIDVALFIEGKGELTYESDLSAKLTAILGDPVEVKVINEAPVAFQAVVLRDGKLLFSRGEGRRASFIEEVGKRYREYSHFRNLFLEVAVFDQDRIAKDREDILTMKRQIEEILALGEDAFLRDKRSPLALKYLLIEEVEAITDICQHLLARVKGIACMGYVDCIVKGGEHGIISPDLANKLRRLADLRNSLIHRYGFINDGELFKLCKENLGDFDQFIVQIDRFVKKDEPISLPQTLSKRLAMARTVRPIS; translated from the coding sequence GTGTTAAAACCGGAGGAGAAAGAGGCCTTGTTGAGGCTGATGAAAGAGGCCCTCTCCTCCGAGGCCTTAGGGATCGTGTTTGGTTATGTCCATGGATCCTTCGTCAAATCGCAGACTTTTCGGGACATCGATGTAGCCCTTTTCATCGAAGGGAAAGGAGAGCTCACGTACGAATCAGATCTCTCTGCGAAATTAACAGCAATCTTGGGTGACCCTGTCGAGGTCAAGGTCATCAATGAGGCGCCGGTAGCCTTCCAAGCGGTGGTCCTCCGGGATGGAAAGCTCCTCTTTTCAAGGGGCGAAGGGAGAAGGGCCAGTTTTATAGAGGAGGTCGGGAAACGCTATAGGGAATACTCCCACTTCAGAAATCTATTCCTCGAGGTAGCGGTGTTCGACCAGGACCGAATCGCAAAGGATAGAGAAGATATTCTCACCATGAAGCGACAGATCGAAGAGATACTGGCCTTGGGTGAGGATGCCTTTTTGCGCGACAAGAGAAGTCCCCTCGCCTTAAAGTATCTCCTTATCGAGGAGGTGGAGGCGATCACAGATATATGTCAGCACCTGCTGGCGAGGGTGAAAGGGATCGCCTGTATGGGTTATGTCGATTGCATCGTTAAGGGAGGTGAGCACGGGATCATCTCTCCTGATTTGGCGAATAAGTTGAGAAGACTTGCCGACTTAAGAAACAGCCTGATCCACAGGTATGGATTCATAAACGATGGGGAGCTTTTCAAGCTCTGCAAGGAGAACCTTGGAGATTTCGATCAGTTCATCGTTCAAATCGATCGTTTCGTGAAGAAAGATGAACCAATCTCTCTTCCTCAGACCCTTTCGAAGAGGCTGGCCATGGCCCGGACGGTCCGGCCGATCTCGTAG
- a CDS encoding cupin domain-containing protein: MEPLHLLEMAEFSRENFVPKQIHIGEAAAAVLIGFEAGQAMPPHPHPGALEVILYGVEGEGALVIGEEERSFKKGDLVFCKGDVPVGPKNPGPGRFLLMVILVLKQLVSKAS, translated from the coding sequence ATGGAACCGCTCCATCTCCTCGAAATGGCGGAATTCTCGAGGGAGAATTTCGTGCCCAAACAGATCCATATCGGTGAGGCCGCTGCAGCCGTCCTCATCGGTTTCGAGGCCGGCCAGGCGATGCCGCCCCATCCCCATCCGGGGGCCCTGGAGGTCATCCTCTACGGCGTGGAGGGCGAAGGGGCCCTGGTGATCGGAGAGGAGGAGAGGTCCTTTAAAAAGGGAGACCTCGTCTTTTGCAAAGGGGACGTCCCTGTCGGTCCGAAGAACCCTGGGCCAGGGAGGTTCCTCCTCATGGTCATCCTGGTCCTGAAACAGTTGGTCTCGAAGGCGAGCTGA
- a CDS encoding CoA-binding protein: MDFFFNPNGIAVVGATPEANRGGRNLLANLLFGYRGPIYPVNPKYEEVLGLKCYPKVSEIEGPLDLVIIFVPARSVPQILEDCAAKGVRGVIIESGGFAEVGPEGRRLQEECLSIARKGGIRIWGPNCMGIIDTGRRYIFSFVIPQDMQEALRPGRISLVVQSGLLSGGFIITLMGNRIVGLSKVCSIGNKSDVNENEILEYLLGDPSTEVVCLYLESFADGRRFFELAASSDKPIVLLKGGKTPSGAKASLSHTASLAGRYELIKGILKQAGVIEAEDFFEMMDIARVLEKGFHLKKPKRERPRIAILTYSGASGIVTSDHLERHGLALANLSPRTLKRLKALSPDWMPIQNPVDYWPAMEKNGPLLTYREGISALHDDSEVDGIIVHLYAGHGVWQFEPKAILSGVKDPRKPILFWLIGPEKIREATRLPLEEEGWPTFYEIGRTVRAMASLFERV, from the coding sequence ATGGATTTTTTCTTCAATCCCAATGGCATTGCGGTGGTGGGAGCCACACCCGAAGCAAACCGAGGGGGAAGGAATCTCCTTGCCAATCTCCTCTTTGGCTATCGGGGTCCCATCTACCCGGTCAACCCGAAATACGAAGAGGTCCTCGGGTTGAAATGTTACCCAAAGGTATCGGAGATCGAAGGCCCCCTCGACCTGGTCATCATCTTCGTCCCTGCGAGGAGCGTCCCTCAGATCCTTGAGGACTGCGCCGCCAAAGGCGTCCGGGGGGTCATCATCGAATCAGGGGGCTTCGCCGAGGTGGGTCCGGAAGGGAGACGGCTCCAGGAGGAATGCCTTTCCATTGCCAGGAAGGGAGGGATTCGGATCTGGGGCCCCAACTGCATGGGGATCATCGATACGGGAAGGCGTTACATCTTCTCTTTCGTCATTCCACAAGATATGCAGGAGGCCCTCCGGCCAGGCCGTATCTCCCTGGTGGTCCAGAGCGGCCTCCTCTCGGGAGGGTTCATCATCACCCTCATGGGGAATAGGATCGTCGGCCTCTCCAAGGTCTGCTCCATCGGCAACAAGAGCGACGTCAATGAAAATGAGATTCTCGAATACTTATTGGGAGATCCCTCGACGGAGGTGGTATGCCTCTACCTCGAATCCTTTGCCGACGGACGCCGCTTCTTCGAACTGGCCGCCTCTTCGGACAAACCCATCGTCTTATTAAAGGGGGGCAAAACCCCATCCGGAGCGAAAGCCTCCCTCAGCCATACGGCCTCGCTGGCCGGCCGTTACGAATTGATCAAGGGCATCCTAAAACAGGCCGGGGTGATCGAGGCGGAGGATTTCTTCGAGATGATGGACATCGCCAGGGTTCTTGAAAAGGGTTTCCATCTTAAGAAACCTAAAAGAGAAAGGCCGCGGATCGCCATCCTCACCTACAGCGGAGCCTCCGGGATCGTCACTTCAGACCATTTAGAACGACATGGCCTCGCTCTGGCCAATCTTTCTCCCCGGACCCTGAAGCGACTGAAAGCCCTCTCGCCGGATTGGATGCCGATCCAAAATCCTGTCGATTACTGGCCTGCGATGGAAAAAAACGGCCCCCTCCTCACTTATCGGGAGGGGATATCGGCCCTCCATGACGATTCAGAGGTCGATGGGATCATCGTCCATCTCTATGCAGGGCATGGGGTCTGGCAGTTTGAGCCCAAGGCGATCCTTTCAGGGGTGAAAGATCCGAGGAAGCCGATTCTCTTCTGGTTGATCGGACCGGAGAAGATCCGGGAGGCGACCCGGCTCCCTTTGGAAGAGGAGGGCTGGCCCACCTTCTACGAGATCGGCCGGACCGTCCGGGCCATGGCCAGCCTCTTCGAAAGGGTCTGA
- a CDS encoding ABC transporter ATP-binding protein produces the protein MSPILEARGLTKSFGGLTAVKKVDFHLEEGEIVGLIGPNGAGKTTLFNLVTGLYPPDEGSILFNSIPLRSLKPFEICRLGIGRTFQIVRPFLKMTCLENVLVGIIGRGEGRASLREKEEEAKDHLNFVGLGGREKVLANDLTLIDKKRLEMARALATRPKLLLLDEVLAGLNPSEVLQALTLIEAIRSQKGMTIFWIEHVMGAIMKGSDRILVLDQGEKIREGKPEEIISDPRVIEAYLGESDA, from the coding sequence ATGAGTCCCATCCTCGAAGCAAGGGGGTTGACAAAATCCTTCGGAGGGTTGACCGCGGTGAAAAAGGTCGATTTCCACCTCGAGGAGGGAGAGATCGTCGGCCTGATCGGTCCGAACGGAGCGGGCAAGACCACCCTCTTCAACCTCGTCACCGGCCTCTACCCTCCCGACGAGGGGAGTATCCTGTTCAACAGCATCCCCCTCCGGTCCCTGAAACCCTTCGAGATCTGCCGGCTGGGGATCGGAAGGACCTTTCAGATCGTCCGCCCCTTCTTAAAGATGACCTGCCTCGAAAACGTGTTGGTCGGAATTATCGGAAGGGGGGAGGGACGGGCGAGCTTAAGGGAGAAGGAGGAGGAAGCGAAGGACCATCTGAATTTTGTCGGGCTGGGAGGCCGGGAGAAGGTCCTGGCAAACGATCTCACCCTGATCGACAAGAAGCGACTGGAGATGGCAAGGGCCCTTGCCACGCGGCCTAAACTCCTCCTCCTTGACGAAGTTCTGGCCGGCCTCAACCCCTCCGAGGTCCTCCAGGCGTTGACCCTGATCGAGGCGATCCGAAGTCAGAAGGGGATGACGATCTTCTGGATCGAACATGTCATGGGGGCCATCATGAAGGGCTCGGATCGGATCCTCGTGCTCGACCAAGGTGAGAAGATCCGGGAGGGGAAACCCGAAGAGATCATCTCGGATCCGAGGGTCATCGAGGCCTATTTAGGAGAGTCCGATGCTTGA
- a CDS encoding 3-keto-5-aminohexanoate cleavage protein codes for MEKLIISVGITGSRITREQTPYIPILPEEIARSGIEAWRAGASILHVHVRDPKTGLGTQDYHLFKEVVDRIRGETDAVLCLTTSGIPGRNLDYEERLTPLALQPELVSFDAGSINMRDLVFLNPPDFLERLARETLAKGIKPELEVFEAGMVETCIRLMEKGLLKAPLHFQFVLGVIGGMSATAKSLLHLSEIIPKGSTWSVIGIGQAQLPMAMMAMAMGGHVRVGLEDNIYYSKGRLARSNAELVERVVRISKEFGREIATPSEARILLGLPPK; via the coding sequence ATGGAGAAACTGATCATCAGCGTCGGGATCACAGGATCGAGAATCACAAGGGAGCAGACCCCTTACATCCCGATCCTTCCGGAAGAGATCGCCCGATCGGGGATCGAAGCATGGAGGGCCGGGGCATCCATCCTCCATGTCCATGTGAGAGATCCCAAGACCGGATTGGGAACACAGGATTATCACCTCTTCAAGGAAGTGGTCGATCGGATCCGAGGCGAGACCGATGCGGTCCTCTGTCTCACCACGAGCGGAATCCCTGGAAGGAACCTCGATTACGAAGAGCGGCTCACCCCTCTGGCCCTCCAGCCGGAGTTGGTCTCCTTCGATGCGGGTTCCATCAACATGAGGGATCTCGTCTTCCTCAACCCTCCCGACTTTCTGGAGAGGCTGGCCAGGGAGACCCTCGCAAAGGGCATCAAACCCGAGCTCGAGGTCTTCGAGGCCGGCATGGTCGAGACCTGCATCCGATTGATGGAAAAAGGCTTGCTCAAAGCCCCGCTCCATTTCCAGTTCGTCCTGGGCGTCATCGGCGGGATGTCGGCCACGGCCAAATCGCTCCTCCACCTCTCGGAAATCATCCCCAAAGGATCCACCTGGTCGGTGATCGGTATCGGACAGGCGCAGCTCCCCATGGCGATGATGGCCATGGCCATGGGCGGCCATGTCCGGGTCGGCCTCGAGGATAACATCTACTATTCGAAGGGGAGACTGGCCAGGAGCAATGCCGAGTTGGTCGAACGGGTCGTGAGGATCTCAAAAGAATTCGGCCGGGAGATCGCCACCCCATCGGAAGCCCGTATCCTGCTCGGCCTGCCCCCTAAATAA
- a CDS encoding nitrous oxide-stimulated promoter family protein: MVKKEGLSQREKEDIRTLMRFVEIYCRENHDGERAPFSFRLYDLKTIHEKEIFLCPDCQRLLTYGLTMRLRCPYDPKPMCKKCQTQCYKGDYKEKIRKIMKFSGMYLIKHGRVDLLFHYLK, from the coding sequence ATGGTGAAGAAGGAAGGACTCTCCCAAAGAGAGAAGGAGGATATCCGGACCCTGATGAGGTTCGTCGAGATCTACTGCCGGGAGAACCACGACGGAGAGAGAGCCCCGTTCTCCTTCAGGCTCTATGATCTGAAGACGATCCATGAGAAAGAGATCTTCCTGTGCCCTGATTGTCAAAGATTGCTCACCTACGGCCTGACCATGAGGCTCAGGTGCCCCTACGATCCGAAGCCGATGTGCAAGAAGTGCCAGACCCAATGCTACAAGGGCGATTACAAGGAAAAGATCCGGAAGATCATGAAATTTTCCGGGATGTACCTGATCAAGCACGGCCGGGTGGATCTCTTGTTTCACTATCTTAAGTGA